In Jannaschia sp. M317, one DNA window encodes the following:
- the dctP gene encoding TRAP transporter substrate-binding protein DctP, with amino-acid sequence MLEGEGGEMIAAGMAEQWLTPLSWYDAGARSFYNGTQAINTPADVEGLKVRVMNNDLFTGMIDAMGGNASPMAFAEVYQALKTGVVDGAENNWPSYESTGHFEVAGFYSLSQHLIIPECICVNTAVFDALSADMQAAVREAAQESSAMQRELWQAREAASRAAVEAAGVQVNEIADKAPFQDAMAPVYAAYLDANPDLRPLVELIQATE; translated from the coding sequence GTGCTGGAAGGGGAAGGCGGCGAGATGATCGCGGCGGGCATGGCCGAGCAGTGGCTGACGCCGCTGTCCTGGTACGATGCAGGCGCGCGGTCGTTCTACAACGGCACCCAGGCGATCAACACGCCCGCCGACGTCGAGGGCCTGAAGGTCCGCGTCATGAACAACGATCTGTTCACCGGCATGATCGACGCCATGGGGGGCAACGCCTCGCCGATGGCCTTCGCCGAGGTCTATCAGGCGCTGAAGACGGGCGTCGTGGACGGCGCGGAGAACAACTGGCCATCTTACGAATCGACCGGCCACTTCGAGGTCGCGGGATTCTATTCGCTGAGCCAGCACCTGATCATCCCCGAGTGCATCTGCGTCAACACCGCCGTTTTCGACGCGCTGTCGGCTGACATGCAGGCGGCCGTGCGCGAAGCGGCGCAGGAATCCTCGGCCATGCAGCGGGAGCTGTGGCAGGCGCGTGAAGCGGCCAGCCGTGCGGCCGTCGAAGCCGCGGGCGTGCAGGTCAACGAGATCGCCGACAAGGCCCCGTTCCAGGATGCCATGGCCCCGGTCTATGCCGCCTATCTGGACGCGAACCCGGACCTGCGTCCGTTGGTCGAGCTGATCCAGGCGACCGAGTAA
- a CDS encoding TRAP transporter small permease, producing MTYRTDAPPPALRRMDATFDALALICRIVTGIALVVLTVIFGWLVFGRYVLNATPTWVEQVALLLVMTIAFLGAAVGVHDHTHLAVTFLRTSVPRGLRAVLVVVTDLMMAGFGALMLWYGAQLTAFKWGAMIPLLQWPEGLRSLPLTIGGGLILLFSAGHLIRRALGRDTRLDTIE from the coding sequence ATGACCTATCGAACCGATGCCCCGCCGCCGGCCCTGCGCCGCATGGATGCGACCTTTGACGCCCTGGCCCTGATCTGCCGGATCGTGACCGGGATCGCCCTGGTCGTTCTGACCGTGATCTTTGGCTGGCTGGTCTTTGGCCGCTATGTGCTGAACGCGACGCCGACCTGGGTCGAACAGGTCGCCCTGCTGCTGGTCATGACCATCGCCTTTCTGGGGGCCGCCGTCGGGGTGCATGATCACACGCATCTTGCCGTCACCTTTCTGCGCACCAGCGTGCCGCGCGGGTTGCGGGCCGTGCTGGTCGTGGTGACCGACCTGATGATGGCCGGGTTCGGGGCGCTGATGCTGTGGTATGGCGCGCAGCTGACGGCGTTCAAATGGGGGGCCATGATCCCGCTGTTGCAATGGCCGGAGGGGCTGCGGTCGCTGCCGCTGACCATCGGAGGCGGGCTGATCCTGCTGTTCTCGGCGGGGCATCTGATTCGCCGTGCCCTGGGGCGCGATACGCGCCTCGATACGATCGAATAG